In Jaculus jaculus isolate mJacJac1 chromosome 2, mJacJac1.mat.Y.cur, whole genome shotgun sequence, the genomic window AGGGTTTTAATGAAACCAGTGAAACCCCAAACTGCACAGTCTTCAGTAATTCTGCCACATATTAGGGAATTATGAGAGGTGTTGGGAAATATTGTTTTTACTTATGTCACAAGGATGAAAACTAGTCGCTAAGTACCATGTGCTCCTAGAGACCAAACTCAGTAGCCAAAGGACGGCGTGTACTCTTCCCCATCCTGCGAGAAGCGCTTGTTTTCACAGTTCTGCCCTCAACTAACCCTTGGGGATCAGCCCAGGCAGATGCAGATGTCCCCAAATGGCTGGCTAGCTGCAGTGGTTACGTCTGCGGCTAAACAGATATGCCCTCCCCCCGACACCCCCCCGCCCCACTCGGTGTGTGAGAGGGTTGGACTGTTGGTGTGCACCCTTATGAGGCAACTGGAGTCTCTCACTGCTTGGGAAATCCATGGCTTCTCTGTCACCCAAGGCTGTGGCAGCTTTGGAGAGTCCTGCAAAAGCCATCCCCCCGCCCCTCCTCCCAGGCTTTTAAATGAAAGAGGCTGCAAAGCCAACCTGTCTttatgttgctttttaaaattttttatctcaTCCTTGTAAGAAATGGGCAATGGAAGTGTGTGTGCGGGGGAGGCAGTGTGGGgaagcggggcggggggggggcgatTGCTTTGCTCTTGTCATCGCTGACAATCTAGACTGAGTTTTGGACAAGCCAGCTGGGACACCGCCTTCCCTACCCAAGGTCCCATATCCCAATGAAATCTCCTGTGAACAGGGGTGGAGTGTACGTCTGTCCTCTGAGGGTAATGCAGCAGTAGCTGAGACTGCAGTGgaagtgggggcgggggtgggggtgcggtgggggcgggcgggcgggggcgtCGGCTTTCCACCGGACTCCCAGCCTCAGCCGCCACTCTACAATTTGCTGGAGGAGCAAAGAACATCCTGGGCTCTAAGTAGGGCTTTTAGTGTGCTCATTGATGAGTGAAAGTCGCCACACATGTCAAGCTAAAGGCAGTTGTTGGGTTACTAACAGGACCCAGCGCCTTGCAAACATATGCGCTAAGCTGTGTATACAGATGGCAGGCAGAATAATGGAGCGGGCGCCTTTTATAAAGCTGTAGCTCGGCCCGTCTTCAGACCTGGGAGATGAAACTATTCAGACTCGCGGCCAGATAGCGCCTGCGATTGTTTGTTACCGTTTTAATCCTATTAATTAAAACGTTAACCTGATTGGGTAGAAAGCGCTGTCCCAACAGGCGAGACTTCTTCATAATAACCTACTCAGAGATAATGATGTAAAAGACTCCCCCGTCTGTGGCGGCGGCTGGTTGATGGGTCCGGAAATCTCTTGAAGGTGAATCCAAGCAAGATAAACGGTGCGGTGCGGAGAGGCGGCGCGGGGCCGGGCTCCGGGCtccgggcggcggcggctgcaCTCCGTGCGCGCCCACCCTCCCACCATGCGGGGCCGCGGCCCATGGTGAGCCCCAGCGGCCAGCACCATCGGCTGGAGacgaaaaagaagaagaagaggaggcgGCGAGCGCGGGGGAAggcgaaaaagaaaaagaaagaaggggaccaCCGGGCTGCTGGCAGCGCGCGGAGCGACGCTCGCACCAGCCGCGGAGCCCGGCTCGCGCGCGTCGGTGCGGCCGCCGGAGTGGGGAGTCCAGGCGGCAGCGGTGGGCGCGGCGGGCATGGAGCGCGGGCTGCACCTCGGCGCGGCGGCCGCGGGCGACGACGACCTGTTCCTGCACAAGAGCCTGAGCGCTTCCACCGCCAAGCGCTTGGAGGCGGCTTTCCGCTCCACGCCCCCGGGCATGGACCTGTCCctggcgccgccgccgccgccgccgccccgggaACGCCCGGCGTCGTCGTCCTCGTCGCCCCTCGGCTGCTTCGAGCCGGCTGACCCCGAAGGGGCAgggctgctgctgccgccgcccgGAGGaggcggcggaggcggcggcggcggggtgaGTGTCCCCGGGCTGCTGGTGGGCTCAGCCGGCGTTGGGGGTGACCCGAGCCTGAGCAGCCTGCCGGCGGGGGCCGCCCTGTGCCTCAAGTACGGCGAGGGCGCCGGCCGAGGCTCGGTGGTGGCGGAGAGCAGCGGTGGCGAGCAGAGCCCCGACGACGACAGCGACGGTCGCTGCGAGCTGGTGCTCCGGGCGGGAGGCGGCGACCCGCGGGCATCCCCGGGCGCGGGAggaggtggcggcggcggcggcggcgccaaGGCGGCCGAGGGCAGCTCCAACGCCCACCTCCACGGCGGCGCCAGCGTCCCCCCGGGGGGTCCTGGAGGCGGCGGCGGGGGTAGCGGTagcgccggcggcggcggcggcggcagtaGCAAGAAATCCAAAGAGCAAAAGGCGCTGCGGCTCAACATCAACGCCCGCGAGCGGCGGCGGATGCACGACCTGAACGACGCGCTGGACGAGCTGCGCGCGGTCATCCCCTACGCGCACAGCCCCTCGGTGCGCAAGCTGTCCAAGATCGCCACGCTGCTGCTGGCCAAGAACTACATCCTGATGCAGGCGCAGGCCCTGGAGGAGATGCGGCGCCTCGTCGCCTACCTCAACCAGGGCCAGGCCATCTCCGCGGCCTCCCTGCCCAGCTCGGCGGCCGCGGCCGCGGCGGCCGCGGCCCTGCACCCCGCGCTCGGCGCCTACGAGCAGGCGGCCGGCTACCCGTTCAGCGCAGGGCTGCCCCCCGCCGCCTCCTGTCCCGAGAAGTGCGCCCTGTTCAACAGCgtctc contains:
- the Bhlhe22 gene encoding class E basic helix-loop-helix protein 22 — its product is MERGLHLGAAAAGDDDLFLHKSLSASTAKRLEAAFRSTPPGMDLSLAPPPPPPPRERPASSSSSPLGCFEPADPEGAGLLLPPPGGGGGGGGGGVSVPGLLVGSAGVGGDPSLSSLPAGAALCLKYGEGAGRGSVVAESSGGEQSPDDDSDGRCELVLRAGGGDPRASPGAGGGGGGGGGAKAAEGSSNAHLHGGASVPPGGPGGGGGGSGSAGGGGGGSSKKSKEQKALRLNINARERRRMHDLNDALDELRAVIPYAHSPSVRKLSKIATLLLAKNYILMQAQALEEMRRLVAYLNQGQAISAASLPSSAAAAAAAAALHPALGAYEQAAGYPFSAGLPPAASCPEKCALFNSVSSSLCKQCTEKP